In Deltaproteobacteria bacterium, the genomic stretch TGGCGGTGACTGGACCTGCTATCAGTTCCGCTGCACCGATCCGAGCACGATCCCCGCGGGCGCCGGTGGTGCCGGTGCGTTGGGCTCGCCCTGCACGGCGACCAACGAGTGCGGCGGTGGCCTGGTCTGCGCCGAGGGCAAGTGTGCCAACTGCACCGACGACCTGCAGTGCTCGCCGGGCACCTGCGATCTCGGCACTGGCACCTGCACCACGCCTGGCGGCGGCGGTGGCACGGCGTGCCAGACCGACGACCAGTGCGCGATGGACGAGATCTGCGACAACGGGCAGTGCGCCTTCTCGGGCGACACCCCGGCCGGTCCGAACCCCTGCTCGGTGGAGGCGGTCTTCTTCGACTTCGACAGCCCGAACCTCTCGAGCGAGGCGCAGGACCAGCTCAAGGGCCTCTCGGAGTGCATGAAGCAGCAGAACCGGCTGGTGTACCTCGAGGCCCACGCCGACCAACGCGGCACCGAGGAGTACAACATCATGCTGACCGACAAGCGCGGCAACGGCGTGAAGAAGTTCCTCGAGGACCTCGGTGTCACCGCGTCGAACATGCAGGTGGTCTCGAAGGGCGACCTCGAGGCGACCGGCACCGACGCCGCGTCGATGCAGAAGGATCGTCGCGTCGAGTTCGTGTGGCCGTAGTCTGCGAAGGGGAGTGTTGAACGTGCGAATCCGTCTCGGTGCTCCATTCGTTCTCGCGCTCGCGCTCCCCCTGCTGCCCACCGGCTGCCTCGCGCTCAAGGCCGATCAGGACGAGATCGCCCGCGAGGTGGCCAAGCTGCGCAAGGAGGTGGCGCAGAGCCAGGAGACGCTGCAGCGCGCGTCGTCGCTCTCCGACGAGCTCGAGAAGAAGCTCGCGCAGGTCGAAGAGGTGCTGCGCAGCAACCAGGCCGGCCTCGGTGCCCGCGTCGACGTGCTCGAGACCGACACCCAGGACCTCCGCGGTCGGGTCGAGAACGCCGAGAACGTCGCGAGCGCGGTGCAATCCGAGCTCAAGGAGGTCCGCTCGGATCTCGACGCGCGCCTCAAGCAGCTCGAAGAGAAGCTCAACGAGGCCACCAACATCCCCGAAGGCAAGTCGGAACTCTACGCCGAGGCCGATCGGCAGATGAAGGCGAAGAAGTACAAGAACGCCCGACGGCTGTGGCGCACCTACGAATCGCGCTACCCCGAGGACAGCAAGCTGGCCGAGGTCAAGTTCTTCATCGGGCTGACGTACTTCTCGGAGCGCGACTACAAGGCCGCGCTCGGCGAGTTCTACAACGTAATCCAGCAGTCGCCGGACTCCTCGGTCATCCCCGACGCGCTGTACTACTCGGGCCTCGCGTTCGCGAAGCTCGGTCAGTGCACCAACGCGATCGCGTACTTCGACGCACTGCGCCAGAAGAAGACCAAGGCCCCCGAGGACTACAAGAAGAAGGCCGGCGAGCAGATCGATCTGCTCAAGAAGGACACCGGCGAGATCTGTCTCGACAAGGACAAGGCGCCCGCGAAGCCCAGCTAGGCGCGGCGTCCGGCCCTCGCACGAAGGCCGGCGCCGCTGCAGCCGCTACAGCAGCTGCATGTACGCGATGATGTCCGCGCGCTCGTCCATCGACAGCGGCGGCAACCCGACGATCTGGAAGTAGTCGGAGTAGTGGGCCATCAGCTCGTCGAGGTCCGCGGCGGAGTTGTCGTGGAAATACGGCGCGGTGTCCTTGGCGCCCCACACCGTGGGGATGCGGAAGAAGTTGGCCTCGGCCGGATCGCCCGTGACGAGCGCGCGGCCCGGATCGGGCGAGTCGATCACGGTGGTGGTGCCGTCGCCATTGTCGACCACGAAGCTCTGCACCGGGTTGCCGGCCTTGTTGAGCTCCGACACGAACGCGGTGAAGAACCGCGAGCCCGGGGGCAGCGGCGCGAGCAGGAACTCCGAGGTCTGGTTCAGCATCGGGCCGGCGTGGCAGTGCCCGCAGACGCCGCCCGCGCTGGGCACGAACCACGCGCGCCCGCGGATCTGCGCCGGCGTGTTACCCGGCGGCAGCGTCGGCTCGGGGCCACCGTTGGCCCAGTGCTTGAGCTTGTTGTTCGAGAAGAACTTGTTGGTCTGCTGGAACTCCGCGATCGCGGTCAGCTCGGCGAAGGTCGGCTCGCGGCCAGGCTCGGCGTGGGCATGGATGGCGCCGTTGGCCTGGTCCTGCAGCGTGGTGAAGCGACCGTCGGCCATGAAGATGGTGTCGAGCGATGGCACGTTGTTGGTGGTGGGCACGCCGCGGGCAAAGGTCGCGTGGGTCGCCGATGGATCGGCGGCGAGCGACCAGTTCGCCGGCAGCGGGATGTCGATCAGCACCGTCGCGTCGGTGAGCAGGCGATCGTAGGACTCGCCCAGGCGATCGTCGCTGTCGAGCGCGCGAAACAGCGGCCCGTCGTCGTCGCACTCGAACGCGTCCTGCACCTGCTCGGGCGACAGCGCGCCGGTCGAGCTGGTGTGGCACGTGCGGCACGTGCGTCCGTTGCCATCGAAGGTCTCGTCTTCGAACAGCTTCTTGCCGTTGGGTTTCTTCGCGGCCTGTGGCGAGGTCGCGGCGGCGAGCCCGACGTCGGCCACCGGCGGGTCGTCGGGCTCGACGAGCGAAGCGGTGGGCGTGGGCCCATCACCACCTTCGTCGCAGGCGACAGGCAGCAGCAACATGCAGGCGGCGAGGAGCGAGAGCGGAGCAGAGCGGTCGGCGTGCATCGTCAGCCACGATGGACCTCGCCGTCGCGGGTGGTCAAGCGCGGCCCACGGACACGAACGCCGTGACACGGGCGTCGACGCGACGCGATGCGCGATCACGAACTCGCGCATGCGATGGCCACCGCCGTTCGGTGGTTTCAATCACACTTTGCGGCACCACGCTCGGTGATGGCCGGTTCAGCCGCGGAAGTAGGCGCGGCCGGCCAGCACACCGATGACCCCGCGTGCGCGCAGCTGCGTGCTCTGCAGGCGGATCATCTCGTCGGGGTTGCCGGGGCGCACGGCCTCGATCTGGAACTGCACCTGCGGGAACGGCTCGAGGCTCTGCAGGTACTCGAGCGAGTACTTGCGGGCCTCGTCCTCGTCGCGGGCGAGCACGCTGAAGCCGGTGGTGTAGCCGTGGGCGTCCTCGGGCCAGTGCTCGAGGGCCGAGGGCGACTGCGCGCGCGCGGTGACGGTGAAGGTCGTCATCTCGGGCGCACGCCCGTGGTCGGCCTCGTTCAGGGTCTCGAGCATGTGCGCGGTGATCCAGTCGCGCTGGCCGGCCATGCGCGCGACCTCGCGGGCCTCGCCGTAGCGCTGCCGCGACCACAACGCGTCGAACACCTCTTCGGACACCAGGCTCGCATAGCTCGGCGAGAGATGAGCCGAGTCGATCGCCGCCAGCCGATCGATGGCGCCGTAGAGCAGGCCCAGCGCCTTGTCGAGATCCGCATCGGGCTGCGCCAGCGTCCACGCGCCGAACACCGCCAGCGTCAGCGGGCTGTTCGGGTCGGACTCGTGGGCGTTGCGCATCGACGCGAACGCCTCCTCGGGCTGACCCATGCGGTACTGCGTGATCGCGAGGTTGTACCAGCCGCTGCCGTGGGTGCGGTCGATCGAGAGCGCGGTCTGGAAGCGATCGATCGCCTCCTCGAACTCGTCGAGATCCGACAGGCAGATGCCGTGCTCGACCAACATCTCGACCGACAGCGGGTCTTCGTCGAGGTAGGCCTCGTAGACGTCGGCGGCCTCCTCGAGCCGACCGCTGCGACGCAGCAAGGCACCGAGGGCGGCATTGGCCTCGAAGAGGGTCGGGCCATCGCCGTCGACCTCGATCGAGCGGCGATAGCACTGCTCGGCCGCGGACTCGTCGCCCAGGCGCTCGAGCACGGCGCCGAGGTTGTAGTGCTGCAGCGAGCCGGTCGCGTCGACCTCGATGGCCTTCACGAAGGCGTCGCGGGCATCGGTCAGCTGGCCGCGAAGGTCGTAGACGTTGCCCAGCGCGATCAGCACGTCGGCCTCGCGGGGCAGCTCGTCGGCGGCGCGCTCGGCCAGGGTCAGCGCGTGGTCGAGGTCACCGGTGTCGCACAGGCCGCGGATCCACATGCAGTAGAGCGGCAGGCGATCTTCGTCCGGTAGCTCGGGCTCCCAGGAGCTGCGGAGCATCCGTACCGCGGAGTTGGAGGCGCCCTCGTCCAGGAGCGTGGCCGCGGCGTCTAGCTGAGCGCGAAGCGACATCAGGCAGCTCCAAGATTTTTTGCACGGTCGGGCCCACGAGGCAATTGCCGAAACGGTGCGGGTCCTCGCGGGGCGATGCGGCGCACACCGACCTCGCCTGCACCAGGGCTCGTGGGCGCTCGTCCGCGGCGTCGCGCGACGACGAGCGCCGGGTTGACAGATGCGATGCAAACAGCGGCCGCGCGAGCCCGGTTCGGGCGCCCAGGGCGCCCGGACGGTTCCGCGCGGCCCGCTCGATCAGCGACGCACGCGGCGACGAGCGGCCCATGCACCGAGCACGAGCAGCGCCCACGCCGGGGAGCCGAAGCGTGCGCCGGGATCGACCGCACACGACTGCTCGCCCTCGACCCCGCGACCCCACACGTCGCCGCCACCGATGCCGTCGTTGGCGTCGGGGTCGACGCCCGCGGCCTGCTCGTCGATCCGGGTCAGACGGATCGCGTCGAACACCACGCGCCGACCGAGCGAGTTGGACTCACCGGTGGCATCGGCGAGCGTCAGCGAGCCCCCGCTGCCGCCGTCGAAGTTGAACGTGCCCAGCGACACCCAGCCGTTCTTCGTCGACTGGTTCATCACCACGGTCGCGAGTCCACCGGCGTGCTGGAGCTTGTACTTGGCCTGCTTGCTGGTGTTGTTCGGCGTCGGCACGTTGGCCTCGACGCGGTACGTGCCGGCCTCGGCGAAGTCGAACAGCACCTCGGCGTAGTTGGTGACCGTGGTCTTGGTGGTGCCGGTCCACACCGAGTCACCGCCCTGACCGCCCTGGACCTTGCGCCACCACTGCGAGGGCCCGTGGAAGACGTAGCAGGCGTCGCCGTCGTCGATGGTGCCGCCGTCGGCCGCGATCAGACCGCAGCTGGGACAGTCGGCCGCGCAGGTGCTGCTGTCCTCGCTGCCACCGCAGGTGCCGTCGCCACAGCTGTCGCCGTTGCCACCCCAGGCCAGCAGCGCCTCGAGATCGCCGTTGAAACGGTTGGTGTCGGTGTTGCCGTTGACGCCGGCCGTCGAGCCGCTGTCGGTGTATTGGTGGAAGGTCCACTCGCTCCACTGCGACGGCAGGTTGGGGCAGCCGTTCGTATAGTGGGCGATCCACAGCGGGTAGTCGGCGAACGCGGACGACTTGACGTAGTCCTGCCAGAAGAAGCGGCCGGTGTAGATGATCGGCTTGACGCCGGTGGCCGCCTCGACGCGGTTGACCCACTTCGTCACCGCCGCCGCGACCGCGGTCGACGACAGACCGCCATGGCTCTCGACGTCGATCACCGGCGGCAGGTCACCCGGCTGCAGCGGGCCCATGTGCTCGAGCAGCAGATCGGCCTGCGCCTCGGCGTTCTGGCCGGGCTCGAAGTACTGGTACACGCCGACCCGCAGACCCGCCGCGCGGGCCTTGGACCAGTTCGCGTCGAAGAACTGATCGAAGGTGTTGAGCCCGTGCGAGACGCGGACGAACGCGAACTCGACCCCGTCGTTGGCGACCGAGGTCCAGTTGACGTTGCCCTGCCACTTGGAGATGTCGATGCCCTTGACCGTGCCCCCGCTGGCGCACACCGAGGCGGCGCTGGGATCGATCTCGGTCGCGAGCTCGTCCGGTGAGCTCTGGCCGGCGGCCTCGACCTCGCCGGCGCGCAGGGCCGCCGCGAGCTCGTAGTCGCGCAGGCCGTCGCCCATGGCGCGGTCGTCGTCGGGGTGTGCCGGGGCGGCGGTGGCCGTCGCAGGCAGGCCCACGAGGGCCAGGGTGATGCCGAGGTTCAGGACGCTGGCCGCTACCGCGGCCCACACCGTGCGGCGCTCTCGCCCGATTCGAAGTCGCTCTCGCATGTCCGCATCTCGTCTCTCTGC encodes the following:
- a CDS encoding OmpA family protein produces the protein MVLPLGGCKPEYPKCKKDKHCKVDLGEKCVDGQCQNCATDDDCKGKAPGGGDWTCYQFRCTDPSTIPAGAGGAGALGSPCTATNECGGGLVCAEGKCANCTDDLQCSPGTCDLGTGTCTTPGGGGGTACQTDDQCAMDEICDNGQCAFSGDTPAGPNPCSVEAVFFDFDSPNLSSEAQDQLKGLSECMKQQNRLVYLEAHADQRGTEEYNIMLTDKRGNGVKKFLEDLGVTASNMQVVSKGDLEATGTDAASMQKDRRVEFVWP
- a CDS encoding tetratricopeptide repeat protein; translation: MLRSSWEPELPDEDRLPLYCMWIRGLCDTGDLDHALTLAERAADELPREADVLIALGNVYDLRGQLTDARDAFVKAIEVDATGSLQHYNLGAVLERLGDESAAEQCYRRSIEVDGDGPTLFEANAALGALLRRSGRLEEAADVYEAYLDEDPLSVEMLVEHGICLSDLDEFEEAIDRFQTALSIDRTHGSGWYNLAITQYRMGQPEEAFASMRNAHESDPNSPLTLAVFGAWTLAQPDADLDKALGLLYGAIDRLAAIDSAHLSPSYASLVSEEVFDALWSRQRYGEAREVARMAGQRDWITAHMLETLNEADHGRAPEMTTFTVTARAQSPSALEHWPEDAHGYTTGFSVLARDEDEARKYSLEYLQSLEPFPQVQFQIEAVRPGNPDEMIRLQSTQLRARGVIGVLAGRAYFRG
- a CDS encoding tetratricopeptide repeat protein, yielding MRIRLGAPFVLALALPLLPTGCLALKADQDEIAREVAKLRKEVAQSQETLQRASSLSDELEKKLAQVEEVLRSNQAGLGARVDVLETDTQDLRGRVENAENVASAVQSELKEVRSDLDARLKQLEEKLNEATNIPEGKSELYAEADRQMKAKKYKNARRLWRTYESRYPEDSKLAEVKFFIGLTYFSERDYKAALGEFYNVIQQSPDSSVIPDALYYSGLAFAKLGQCTNAIAYFDALRQKKTKAPEDYKKKAGEQIDLLKKDTGEICLDKDKAPAKPS